One Psychrobacillus glaciei genomic region harbors:
- a CDS encoding DNA-directed RNA polymerase subunit beta has product MTEETSISGRRQRKLEQAKKVKSKKTYWVQIRMFPIWLRILLIIALFFGAAVAGLMVGYGVIGSGTAKDALKWETYQHILDIKNGK; this is encoded by the coding sequence ATGACAGAAGAAACAAGTATTTCTGGCAGACGACAACGAAAATTGGAACAGGCAAAAAAAGTTAAATCGAAAAAAACCTATTGGGTGCAAATACGCATGTTCCCTATTTGGCTGCGTATACTATTAATTATCGCACTTTTTTTTGGTGCAGCAGTTGCTGGTCTAATGGTTGGATACGGTGTAATAGGCAGTGGCACTGCAAAAGATGCACTAAAATGGGAGACATATCAGCATATTCTAGATATTAAAAACGGTAAGTAG
- the fabZ gene encoding 3-hydroxyacyl-ACP dehydratase FabZ: MLTTEQVQALLPHRYPFLMIDRILEVEEGKRAVGLKNVTINEDFFNGHFPGYPVMPGVLIVEALAQVGAVAVLQIPGNKGRLAFFTGIDNCRFKRQVKPGDQLKLEVELTKLRGAMGKGHGVATVDGELVCEADILFALGPVVEQE, encoded by the coding sequence ATGTTAACAACAGAACAAGTTCAAGCACTTTTACCTCATCGTTATCCATTTTTAATGATAGATCGAATTCTTGAAGTAGAAGAAGGAAAACGAGCAGTAGGATTAAAAAATGTTACCATTAATGAAGATTTTTTTAATGGGCATTTCCCAGGATATCCAGTAATGCCGGGAGTATTAATTGTAGAAGCTTTAGCACAAGTTGGAGCAGTAGCAGTTCTGCAAATACCTGGAAATAAAGGAAGACTTGCTTTCTTTACAGGGATCGACAATTGCCGATTTAAACGCCAAGTCAAACCAGGCGATCAATTAAAACTAGAAGTAGAACTTACCAAATTACGAGGCGCAATGGGCAAGGGACATGGTGTTGCTACGGTAGATGGAGAACTTGTTTGTGAAGCGGATATCCTTTTCGCGTTAGGTCCCGTTGTAGAACAAGAATAA
- a CDS encoding YwpF family protein, protein MKTFKMMSVDIIRDQEIYPISIEDGIVINQENISRSWILELFVDKKYEALFKGFQSSNEIISAKVVISYPENEPAHFEVVTYSVKEIGQHISVLLKGTLKRLRRKYAESLLSELIEDGFTGEELLAKFEHDMKTRPTLKKDQN, encoded by the coding sequence ATGAAAACATTTAAGATGATGTCGGTTGATATTATTCGTGATCAAGAGATTTATCCTATTTCAATTGAAGATGGCATTGTGATCAATCAAGAAAACATAAGTCGTTCCTGGATATTAGAGCTTTTTGTTGATAAAAAATATGAGGCGCTTTTTAAAGGTTTCCAGTCCTCAAATGAAATAATAAGTGCAAAAGTTGTTATTTCATATCCTGAAAATGAACCTGCACATTTTGAAGTAGTAACTTATTCAGTAAAGGAAATTGGTCAGCATATTTCAGTTTTGCTAAAAGGAACTTTAAAACGGTTAAGAAGAAAATATGCAGAGTCATTGCTTTCCGAATTAATAGAAGATGGTTTTACTGGAGAAGAACTCTTAGCAAAATTTGAACATGATATGAAAACAAGACCTACCCTAAAAAAAGATCAGAACTAA
- a CDS encoding single-stranded DNA-binding protein yields MNTVSLIGRMTKAPQLKYLTEGRLQTSFVIAVSKGYKTDEADFVLCTIWGKLAETTVKYCGKGSLVGITGRLNTRSYEKGEGTRVFVTEVVVEDIRFLVTKKRDEKEDKQEQKKVETDFEFPTSQSNQLPV; encoded by the coding sequence GTGAACACAGTTTCATTAATCGGACGAATGACAAAAGCTCCACAACTCAAATATTTAACGGAGGGAAGATTGCAAACCAGTTTTGTAATCGCCGTAAGTAAAGGATACAAAACGGATGAAGCGGACTTTGTGCTATGCACGATTTGGGGAAAGCTCGCAGAAACAACTGTAAAATATTGTGGGAAAGGCTCACTTGTCGGGATTACAGGTAGGCTAAATACGAGGTCATATGAGAAAGGAGAGGGAACGAGAGTATTCGTAACAGAGGTAGTTGTGGAGGACATCCGATTTTTAGTTACAAAGAAACGAGACGAAAAAGAAGACAAGCAAGAACAGAAGAAAGTAGAAACAGACTTCGAATTTCCAACATCACAATCAAATCAACTTCC